The following proteins come from a genomic window of Mycolicibacterium rufum:
- a CDS encoding amino acid ABC transporter ATP-binding protein: MTEQPDQNRTENRIVAEGVTKSFGPLEVLKGVSFTVPRGSATTIIGPSGSGKTTLLRALNALDTPDAGVITVGDVEIDFSGPVTKDQLRRYRAQSGFVFQSHNLFPHKTVLQNVTEGPVVAQKRPREEAEAEATQLLEQVGLADKRDQYPFQLSGGQQQRVGIARALAMKPKVVLFDEPTSALDPELVGEVLAVIRDLAVEGWTLVIVTHEIQFARGVSDQVLFTDAGVILEQGPPAAVIGDPQHERTRQFLQRILNPL, translated from the coding sequence ATGACCGAGCAGCCCGACCAGAACCGCACGGAGAACCGGATCGTCGCCGAGGGCGTGACGAAGTCGTTCGGCCCGCTCGAGGTGCTCAAGGGCGTCTCGTTCACCGTGCCACGCGGGTCCGCGACGACGATCATCGGGCCCTCGGGTTCGGGCAAGACGACGCTGCTGCGGGCCCTGAACGCTCTCGACACCCCGGACGCGGGAGTGATCACGGTCGGTGACGTCGAGATCGACTTCTCCGGCCCCGTCACCAAAGACCAACTCCGGCGCTACCGGGCCCAGAGCGGCTTCGTGTTCCAGTCGCACAACCTGTTCCCCCACAAGACGGTCCTGCAGAACGTCACCGAGGGCCCGGTCGTCGCACAGAAGCGGCCCCGCGAGGAGGCCGAGGCCGAGGCCACGCAACTGCTCGAGCAGGTCGGGTTGGCCGACAAGCGCGACCAGTACCCGTTCCAGCTGTCCGGCGGCCAGCAGCAGCGCGTCGGCATCGCCCGGGCACTGGCGATGAAACCCAAGGTGGTGCTGTTCGACGAGCCGACCTCCGCGCTCGACCCCGAACTCGTCGGCGAGGTCCTCGCGGTCATCCGCGACCTGGCCGTCGAGGGCTGGACCCTGGTCATCGTCACCCACGAGATCCAGTTCGCCCGAGGCGTTTCCGACCAGGTGCTGTTCACCGACGCCGGCGTGATCCTCGAGCAGGGCCCGCCCGCCGCGGTGATCGGAGATCCGCAGCACGAGCGCACCCGGCAGTTCCT
- a CDS encoding ABC transporter permease subunit (The N-terminal region of this protein, as described by TIGR01726, is a three transmembrane segment that identifies a subfamily of ABC transporter permease subunits, which specificities that include histidine, arginine, glutamine, glutamate, L-cystine (sic), the opines (in Agrobacterium) octopine and nopaline, etc.) produces MHRSLRALPAILLIAALILAGCAGSTGGGDTPIRSAGVLRVGTEGVYSPFSYHDAATGQLVGYDVDVARAVADKLGVTVEFVETPWDSMFAALEANRFDVVANEVTINDERKAKYDLSQPYSIGEGVIVTRADDNSITSLDDLKGKVAAENATSNWSEVARKAGARVESVEGFTQAITLLSQGRVDVVINDSIAVYAYLAETKDTSVKIAGTVGEKSEQGFAARKDSGLLPELNSALDELRADGTLAAISQKYLNANASGAPEAADATPTRSTWQLIAENLWPLARAALTMTIPLTIISFALGLVIALAVALARLSSNVVASNVARFYISVIRGTPLLVQLFIVFFALPQFGVKIDPFPAAVIAFSLNVGGYAAEIIRSAIQSIPKGQWEAAQTIGLDYTGTLRRIILPQATRVAVPPLSNTLISLVKDTSLASTILVTELLRQAQIIAAPTFEFFALYGTAAVYYWVICLVLSFGQARIERRLERYVAK; encoded by the coding sequence GTGCACCGATCACTGCGCGCCCTGCCGGCGATCCTCCTCATCGCGGCGCTGATCCTCGCGGGTTGCGCCGGTTCCACCGGCGGCGGAGACACCCCCATCCGGTCCGCCGGAGTGCTGCGGGTGGGCACCGAGGGGGTGTACTCCCCGTTCTCCTACCACGACGCCGCGACCGGACAGCTGGTCGGCTACGACGTCGACGTCGCCCGCGCGGTCGCCGACAAGCTCGGCGTCACGGTGGAGTTCGTCGAGACGCCGTGGGATTCGATGTTCGCCGCGCTGGAGGCCAACCGGTTCGACGTGGTCGCCAACGAGGTCACCATCAACGACGAGCGCAAAGCCAAATACGATCTGTCACAGCCGTATTCGATCGGCGAGGGCGTCATCGTCACCCGCGCGGACGACAACTCCATCACCTCGCTGGATGACCTCAAAGGCAAGGTCGCCGCCGAGAACGCCACCAGCAACTGGTCGGAGGTCGCCCGCAAGGCCGGCGCCCGGGTGGAGTCGGTCGAGGGCTTCACCCAGGCGATCACCCTGCTCAGCCAGGGCCGCGTCGACGTCGTGATCAACGACAGCATCGCGGTGTACGCCTATCTCGCCGAGACCAAGGACACCTCGGTCAAGATCGCCGGCACCGTCGGGGAGAAGAGTGAGCAGGGCTTCGCCGCCCGCAAGGACAGTGGACTGCTGCCCGAACTGAACAGCGCACTCGACGAACTGCGCGCCGACGGCACGCTCGCGGCCATCTCGCAGAAGTACCTCAACGCCAACGCTTCCGGCGCCCCGGAGGCGGCCGACGCCACGCCCACGCGGTCGACGTGGCAGCTGATCGCCGAGAACCTCTGGCCGCTGGCGCGGGCCGCGCTGACCATGACGATCCCGCTGACGATCATCAGCTTCGCCCTGGGCCTCGTCATCGCGCTGGCCGTGGCGCTGGCCCGACTGTCGTCGAACGTCGTGGCCAGCAACGTCGCCCGGTTCTACATCTCGGTGATCCGCGGAACGCCGTTGCTGGTGCAGCTGTTCATCGTGTTCTTCGCGCTGCCGCAGTTCGGCGTCAAGATCGACCCGTTCCCGGCTGCGGTGATCGCATTCTCCCTCAACGTCGGTGGCTACGCCGCCGAGATCATCCGCTCGGCGATCCAGAGCATCCCGAAGGGGCAGTGGGAGGCCGCACAGACCATCGGGTTGGACTACACGGGCACGCTGCGCCGCATCATCCTGCCCCAGGCCACCCGGGTGGCCGTGCCGCCGCTGTCGAACACGCTGATCTCGCTGGTCAAGGACACGTCGCTGGCCTCCACCATCTTGGTGACCGAACTACTGCGGCAAGCGCAGATCATCGCGGCGCCCACCTTCGAGTTCTTCGCCCTCTACGGCACCGCCGCCGTGTACTACTGGGTGATCTGCCTGGTGCTGTCGTTCGGTCAGGCCCGGATCGAACGCCGACTGGAGAGGTACGTCGCGAAATGA
- the gluQRS gene encoding tRNA glutamyl-Q(34) synthetase GluQRS, translating to MAGGAGRFAPSPSADLHIGNLRTAVLAWLFARSTGRRFLMRVEDLDDRTHTDIADRQLADLAALGITWDGPATRQTAHPQRYDAVVDTLSSRGLLYECYCTRRDIAQAPRAPHAPEGAYPGTCRDLTDAERARRRADTGRPPALRLRTDATTHTVHDVLHGDYTGLVDDFVVRRGDGVPAYNLAVVVDDAASGIDQVVRGDDLLSSSPRQAYLARLLGHPEPVYAHVPLVLNADGARLAKRDGAVTLAEIGVDRALAQIADSLGFTAHTVDGMLTEFDPARLPRTPWVYLPG from the coding sequence ATCGCAGGCGGCGCAGGCAGGTTCGCCCCGAGCCCGTCGGCGGATCTGCACATCGGTAATCTGCGCACCGCGGTGCTGGCGTGGCTGTTCGCCCGCTCGACGGGGCGGCGTTTCCTGATGCGTGTGGAGGACCTCGACGACCGGACCCACACCGACATCGCCGATCGCCAACTCGCCGATCTGGCCGCGCTGGGCATCACCTGGGACGGACCGGCCACCCGCCAGACCGCGCACCCGCAGCGCTACGACGCCGTCGTCGACACGTTGAGCAGCCGCGGGCTTCTCTACGAATGCTATTGCACCAGAAGGGACATCGCGCAGGCGCCGCGCGCGCCACATGCCCCGGAGGGCGCCTATCCGGGCACGTGCCGCGACCTGACCGACGCCGAGCGTGCGCGCCGACGCGCCGACACGGGGCGACCGCCGGCCCTGCGGTTGCGCACCGACGCCACGACCCACACGGTGCACGACGTGCTGCACGGGGACTACACCGGTCTGGTCGACGACTTCGTGGTGCGCCGCGGCGACGGCGTGCCCGCCTACAACCTCGCGGTGGTCGTCGACGACGCCGCCTCGGGCATCGACCAGGTGGTGCGCGGCGACGACCTGCTGTCCTCGTCGCCGCGCCAGGCCTACCTCGCCCGGCTGCTCGGGCACCCGGAGCCGGTATACGCGCACGTGCCGCTGGTGCTCAACGCCGACGGCGCGCGGCTGGCCAAGCGGGACGGGGCGGTGACGCTGGCCGAGATCGGGGTGGACCGGGCGCTGGCCCAGATCGCGGACTCGCTGGGGTTCACCGCGCACACGGTGGACGGGATGCTGACGGAATTCGATCCGGCGCGTCTGCCCCGCACCCCGTGGGTATACCTGCCCGGGTGA
- a CDS encoding GntR family transcriptional regulator yields MATQTEDLRRRIVADINAGVPGAKLGSERELAERYRTSRSSLRQVLAALEEAGLVDRVIGRSGGIFISHAQVQRSLTDVVGVPAFLASQGYVAGTRVLSTRIGAPDATTCKALGIAADDFVIEIQRVRLADGSPISLELAQFPADAFPGLLEQQLGGSLYEILETQYGLVAARADERIEAVNATSEEANLLGIKPKSALLLITRITYDQHDTPCEFSRDLFRGDRTRLAVTAQGRGIGVASVAEASVALQSQGRRAV; encoded by the coding sequence GTGGCCACCCAGACCGAGGACCTTCGGCGCCGCATCGTGGCCGACATCAACGCGGGCGTTCCCGGCGCCAAGCTGGGCAGCGAGCGGGAACTGGCCGAGCGGTACCGGACCAGCCGGTCGAGCCTGCGCCAGGTTCTGGCCGCCCTGGAGGAGGCCGGCCTCGTCGACCGGGTGATCGGCCGCTCGGGCGGGATCTTCATCAGCCATGCGCAGGTGCAGCGCAGCCTCACCGACGTGGTCGGGGTGCCGGCGTTCCTGGCCAGCCAGGGCTACGTGGCCGGAACCCGGGTGCTGTCGACCAGGATCGGCGCACCCGACGCCACCACCTGTAAGGCGCTCGGCATCGCGGCCGACGACTTCGTCATCGAGATCCAGCGCGTCCGGCTCGCCGACGGATCGCCGATCTCGCTGGAGCTGGCGCAGTTCCCCGCCGACGCCTTCCCCGGTCTGCTCGAGCAGCAACTCGGCGGGTCGCTCTACGAAATCCTGGAAACGCAGTACGGCCTGGTCGCGGCCCGCGCCGACGAACGCATCGAGGCGGTCAACGCGACGTCCGAGGAAGCGAACCTGCTGGGCATCAAGCCCAAGTCCGCGCTGCTGCTGATCACCCGGATCACCTACGACCAGCACGACACCCCGTGCGAGTTCTCCCGCGACCTGTTCCGCGGCGATCGCACCCGGCTGGCCGTCACCGCCCAGGGCCGCGGCATCGGCGTCGCGTCGGTGGCGGAGGCCTCGGTCGCGCTGCAGAGTCAGGGTCGCCGAGCGGTCTGA
- the fabG gene encoding 3-oxoacyl-ACP reductase FabG: protein MFTSLQGRSAIVTGGSKGIGRGIAETFARAGVNVVITGRTGADIDRTVADLAGLPGTVTGVTADVASPEDCRRAVATAVERHGGLDIVCANAGIFPSASLAEMTPEDLDQVLGTNVKGTFYIVQAAVEPLTASGHGRVIITSSITGPVTGFPGWSHYGASKAAQLGFLRTAAIELARKKITVNAVLPGNILTEGLVEMGEQYMDQMKAAIPTGTLGTVADIGNAALFFATDEAAYITGQSLIVDGGQILPESAEALADL from the coding sequence ATGTTCACTTCGTTGCAGGGCCGTTCGGCCATCGTCACCGGCGGCAGCAAGGGCATCGGGCGCGGGATCGCCGAGACCTTCGCGCGGGCCGGCGTCAACGTCGTCATCACCGGGCGCACCGGGGCGGACATCGACCGCACGGTCGCGGACCTCGCGGGGCTGCCCGGCACCGTCACCGGCGTGACCGCCGACGTGGCCAGCCCCGAGGACTGCCGCCGCGCGGTGGCCACCGCGGTCGAGCGCCACGGCGGACTCGACATCGTGTGCGCCAACGCGGGCATCTTCCCGTCGGCGTCGCTGGCCGAGATGACTCCCGAGGATCTCGACCAGGTCCTGGGCACGAACGTCAAGGGAACCTTCTACATCGTGCAGGCCGCCGTGGAGCCGCTGACGGCCAGCGGTCACGGCCGCGTCATCATCACGTCCTCGATCACCGGGCCCGTCACCGGCTTTCCCGGCTGGTCGCACTACGGCGCCAGCAAGGCCGCCCAACTGGGCTTCCTGCGGACCGCGGCGATCGAACTGGCCCGCAAGAAGATCACCGTCAACGCGGTCCTGCCGGGCAACATCCTCACCGAGGGGCTCGTCGAGATGGGCGAGCAGTACATGGATCAGATGAAGGCGGCGATCCCCACCGGCACCCTCGGCACGGTCGCCGACATCGGCAACGCGGCGCTGTTCTTCGCCACCGACGAGGCCGCCTACATCACCGGCCAATCGCTGATCGTCGACGGTGGCCAGATCCTGCCCGAATCGGCGGAGGCGCTGGCCGACCTGTGA